Proteins co-encoded in one Flavobacterium fluviale genomic window:
- the lon gene encoding endopeptidase La, which produces MSNHKILTIDNLSLQEFDSEAELIPLLTPEDEEEMNNEELPVSLPILPLRNTVLFPGVVIPISAGRDKSIKLINDANAGGKIIGVVSQINEEDEDPSKDDIHKIGTVARILRVLKMPDGNVTVILQGKKRFEIDEVVLEEPYMTATIKEVVEERPEENDSEFTAILDSVKELAIQIIKESPNIPSEATFAIKNIESQSFLINFVSSNMNLSVKEKQGLLSINGLKERALETLRYMNVELQKLELKNDIQSKVRFDLDQQQREYFLHQQMKTIQEELGGVSQEEEMDEMGLKAKTKKWDEKTQKHFEKELSKMRRMNPQSPDFGIQRNYLELFLELPWGEYSKDKFDLKFAQKVLDKDHFGLEEVKKRMIEHLAVLKLRNDMKSPIICLTGPPGVGKTSIGRSVAEALGREYVRISLGGLRDEAEIRGHRKTYIGAMPGRIIQSLKKAGTSNPVFILDEIDKLSSGNSGDPSSALLEVLDPEQNSAFYDNFLEMGYDLSKVMFIATSNNMAAIQPALRDRMEVIKMSGYTIEEKVEIAKRHLFPKQLEAHGLTAKDLTIGKKQLEKIVEGYTRESGVRNLETKIAQVIRNAAKSVAMEEEYNKKVTDEDIISILGVPRLERDKYENNDVAGVVTGLAWTSVGGDILFIESLISEGKGSLTITGNLGTVMKESATIALEYIKANAKKLGLGIELFQKYNIHLHVPEGATPKDGPSAGIAMLTSLVSLLTQKKVKKSLAMTGEITLRGKVLPVGGIKEKILAAKRAGIKEIILCHENKSDIDEIKAEYLEGLTFHYVKEMSEVLALALTDQNVKNAKTFK; this is translated from the coding sequence ATGTCAAATCATAAAATACTTACTATTGACAATCTGTCACTTCAAGAATTTGATTCAGAAGCAGAATTAATTCCATTATTAACTCCAGAGGACGAAGAGGAAATGAACAATGAGGAACTGCCTGTTTCTCTGCCAATTTTACCTTTACGAAATACAGTTTTGTTTCCAGGAGTTGTAATTCCGATTTCTGCGGGTAGAGACAAATCTATTAAATTGATTAACGATGCCAATGCCGGCGGCAAAATCATTGGAGTTGTGTCTCAAATTAATGAAGAAGACGAAGATCCGTCAAAAGACGATATTCATAAAATAGGAACTGTAGCGCGTATTTTACGTGTTTTAAAAATGCCTGACGGAAACGTAACAGTTATTCTTCAAGGAAAAAAACGTTTCGAAATTGACGAAGTTGTTTTAGAAGAACCATACATGACCGCAACCATTAAAGAAGTTGTGGAAGAGCGTCCTGAAGAAAATGATTCTGAGTTTACAGCCATTTTAGATTCTGTAAAAGAATTAGCAATTCAAATTATTAAGGAAAGTCCAAATATTCCTTCTGAAGCTACTTTTGCTATTAAAAACATTGAAAGCCAGTCGTTTTTAATCAATTTTGTTTCTTCTAATATGAATTTATCTGTAAAAGAAAAACAAGGTCTTTTATCGATAAATGGATTGAAAGAACGTGCTTTAGAAACTTTACGATACATGAATGTTGAACTTCAAAAATTAGAATTGAAGAATGACATTCAGTCAAAAGTTCGTTTTGATTTAGATCAGCAGCAAAGAGAATATTTTCTTCACCAGCAGATGAAAACCATTCAGGAAGAATTGGGAGGCGTTTCGCAGGAAGAAGAAATGGACGAAATGGGGTTGAAGGCTAAAACCAAAAAATGGGACGAAAAAACGCAGAAACATTTCGAAAAAGAATTGTCTAAAATGCGTCGTATGAACCCGCAGTCGCCGGATTTTGGAATTCAAAGAAATTATCTAGAATTGTTTTTAGAACTGCCTTGGGGAGAATATTCTAAGGATAAATTCGATTTGAAATTTGCCCAAAAAGTTTTAGATAAAGATCATTTTGGATTAGAAGAAGTTAAGAAAAGAATGATTGAGCATTTAGCAGTTTTAAAATTGCGAAATGACATGAAATCTCCAATTATATGTTTAACAGGGCCTCCAGGAGTAGGTAAAACTTCAATTGGTCGTTCGGTTGCAGAAGCTTTAGGACGTGAATACGTGCGTATTTCATTAGGCGGTCTGCGTGATGAAGCAGAAATTCGCGGACACAGAAAAACCTATATTGGTGCAATGCCAGGTAGAATTATTCAAAGCTTGAAAAAAGCAGGAACTTCTAATCCTGTATTTATTTTGGATGAAATTGATAAATTATCAAGTGGCAACAGCGGTGATCCTTCTTCTGCTTTATTAGAAGTACTTGATCCAGAGCAAAACAGTGCTTTTTATGATAATTTCCTAGAAATGGGTTATGATTTATCTAAAGTAATGTTCATCGCGACATCAAACAATATGGCCGCAATTCAGCCAGCACTTCGCGACAGAATGGAAGTAATAAAAATGTCGGGTTATACCATTGAAGAAAAGGTAGAAATAGCGAAAAGACATCTTTTTCCAAAGCAGTTAGAAGCACATGGTTTAACGGCAAAGGATTTGACTATTGGTAAAAAACAATTAGAAAAAATTGTTGAAGGATACACGAGAGAGTCTGGAGTTCGTAATTTAGAAACTAAAATTGCACAGGTTATCAGAAATGCTGCAAAATCTGTAGCGATGGAAGAAGAATACAACAAGAAAGTTACTGATGAAGATATTATTTCTATTTTGGGAGTTCCAAGATTAGAACGTGATAAATATGAAAATAATGATGTTGCCGGAGTAGTTACAGGTTTGGCTTGGACAAGTGTTGGAGGGGATATTTTATTTATCGAATCTTTGATTTCTGAAGGAAAAGGTTCGTTAACTATTACAGGAAATTTAGGAACTGTAATGAAAGAATCTGCAACTATTGCTCTAGAATATATTAAGGCAAATGCGAAAAAACTTGGTTTAGGAATCGAGTTATTTCAAAAATATAATATTCACCTACACGTCCCAGAAGGAGCAACTCCAAAAGACGGACCAAGCGCAGGTATTGCAATGTTAACTTCTTTAGTTTCTTTGTTAACGCAAAAGAAAGTAAAGAAAAGCCTTGCTATGACGGGAGAAATCACTTTACGTGGAAAAGTTCTACCTGTAGGCGGGATTAAAGAAAAAATCTTAGCGGCTAAAAGAGCAGGCATTAAAGAAATAATTCTGTGTCATGAAAATAAAAGTGATATTGATGAAATTAAAGCAGAATATTTAGAAGGACTTACTTTTCATTATGTAAAAGAAATGAGCGAAGTTTTAGCTTTAGCTTTGACAGATCAAAATGTAAAAAACGCTAAAACATTCAAATAA
- the porQ gene encoding type IX secretion system protein PorQ gives MLKQIVLFLMILICSASFGQVGGRYTYQFLNLTTSPRQAALGGDIITIYDEDVNQAMSNPALINADMDNHLAMNYGSYYGEASYGTASYAYTYDRHLQTFYAGVSYVNYGSFEGYDENGQATSNFTGSEGALTVGYSYNVPYTNFYVGTNAKLITSSLESYNSIGGAIDLGLLYLDEKNDLNFALVFRNLGTQFTTYSGIKENLPFEIVAGVSQELEHVPIRWHLTLENLQQWNISFSNPNRGETNIDGSTSQEKVSFFNNALRHVTFGVELFPKRAFNLRVGYNFRRGEELRVDEQRNFSGVSLGFGLKMNRLKFNYSYSRYTLAANTSLFGLILNFQ, from the coding sequence ATGTTAAAACAGATCGTTTTATTTTTGATGATACTGATTTGCTCGGCTTCGTTCGGACAAGTTGGAGGGCGTTACACCTATCAGTTTTTAAATTTAACTACTTCGCCAAGGCAGGCAGCGTTAGGAGGAGATATTATTACCATATATGATGAAGATGTTAATCAAGCCATGTCTAATCCAGCACTTATAAACGCTGATATGGACAATCATCTGGCAATGAACTACGGAAGTTATTACGGAGAAGCGTCTTACGGCACGGCTTCCTATGCTTATACTTACGACAGGCATCTGCAGACTTTTTATGCTGGTGTGAGTTATGTAAACTACGGATCATTTGAAGGATATGATGAGAATGGACAGGCAACATCAAATTTTACAGGAAGCGAAGGAGCACTTACCGTGGGATATTCGTACAACGTACCTTACACTAATTTTTATGTTGGTACAAATGCGAAACTAATAACTTCTTCTCTGGAAAGTTACAATTCTATAGGTGGTGCGATTGATTTGGGGCTTTTATATTTAGACGAAAAAAACGATCTGAATTTTGCCTTGGTATTTCGCAACCTAGGAACGCAGTTTACCACATATTCAGGAATAAAAGAAAATCTGCCTTTTGAAATCGTAGCAGGAGTTTCTCAGGAATTAGAACACGTACCCATTCGCTGGCATCTTACTTTGGAGAATTTACAGCAGTGGAATATTTCTTTTTCAAATCCAAATAGGGGAGAAACTAATATTGACGGATCAACAAGTCAGGAGAAAGTTTCGTTTTTTAATAATGCGCTGAGACACGTGACTTTTGGTGTAGAACTTTTTCCTAAACGAGCATTCAATCTTCGTGTTGGATATAATTTTAGAAGAGGGGAAGAATTAAGAGTAGATGAACAACGTAATTTTTCGGGTGTTTCTTTAGGTTTTGGTTTAAAAATGAATAGGTTAAAATTTAATTATTCCTATTCGAGATATACATTGGCAGCTAATACAAGTCTTTTTGGTCTAATTCTTAATTTTCAATAG
- a CDS encoding murein L,D-transpeptidase catalytic domain-containing protein, translating into MKIFYLFLFVTVSFFTGSKLSFKEESAISTIEMERINSRIIDLKNMINVDHNYNQKIAFLIDMKVPSGKNRFFVYDLEKNVIIDQGLVAHGSGSETGIKGMLKFSNMPNSNCTALGRYAVGKTYRGIFGKAYRLAGLEETNNNAFKRAIVLHHYSAVPLEEQDYYISNSHGCPMVNEQFFKRIEKIIDGSKSNILMDIYY; encoded by the coding sequence ATGAAAATATTCTATTTGTTTTTGTTCGTAACTGTAAGTTTTTTTACGGGTTCAAAATTGTCTTTTAAAGAAGAAAGTGCTATTTCTACTATAGAAATGGAGAGAATTAACAGCAGAATTATTGATTTAAAAAATATGATTAATGTTGATCATAACTACAATCAGAAAATCGCTTTTTTAATTGACATGAAAGTCCCTTCAGGAAAAAATCGATTCTTTGTTTATGATTTAGAAAAAAACGTAATTATAGATCAAGGTTTAGTAGCTCACGGTTCTGGATCTGAAACTGGAATAAAAGGAATGCTTAAGTTTAGCAATATGCCAAATTCTAATTGTACCGCATTAGGAAGATATGCAGTCGGTAAAACTTACCGAGGTATTTTTGGAAAAGCATATCGATTGGCTGGTTTGGAAGAAACCAATAACAATGCTTTTAAAAGAGCAATTGTACTTCATCATTATTCTGCAGTTCCGTTAGAAGAACAGGATTATTATATTAGCAACAGCCACGGATGTCCGATGGTTAACGAGCAATTCTTTAAACGAATAGAAAAAATAATCGATGGTTCTAAGTCGAATATTTTAATGGATATTTACTACTAA
- a CDS encoding head GIN domain-containing protein, giving the protein MKKSILLLLLAVFLVNSNAKAQWSNNKVNGNGKIVTQTRTTGDYDGIKIAGSFDVDLVAGKEGKITIKGEENLLAVIKVEVEGNELKIYVEKGTQIRTSTGKKIEVIVPFDKISAVTLSGSGDIRTKNKISSDNLSAKLSGSGNFNLEIDTKNLDLALSGSGDVALKGRADSFTSKISGSGNVNAANLKSKNVEANVSGSGNSVVNCESSLTGKVSGSGNIKYLGNPEKRDVKVSGSGSISKG; this is encoded by the coding sequence ATGAAAAAATCAATTTTACTTTTACTTTTAGCAGTTTTTCTAGTAAACAGCAATGCTAAAGCACAATGGTCTAACAATAAAGTAAATGGAAACGGTAAGATAGTAACCCAAACAAGAACAACTGGAGATTATGACGGAATCAAAATCGCAGGCTCTTTTGATGTTGATTTAGTTGCTGGAAAAGAAGGAAAAATTACAATTAAAGGAGAAGAAAATCTACTGGCAGTAATTAAGGTTGAAGTTGAAGGAAATGAGTTAAAAATTTATGTTGAAAAAGGAACTCAAATTCGCACAAGTACAGGAAAGAAAATTGAAGTTATAGTTCCTTTTGATAAAATTTCGGCTGTTACTTTATCAGGTTCTGGAGATATTAGAACAAAAAATAAAATTTCGAGCGACAACTTATCTGCCAAATTATCTGGATCAGGAAACTTTAATTTAGAAATTGACACCAAAAATCTTGATTTAGCCTTAAGCGGTTCTGGTGACGTGGCTTTAAAAGGCAGAGCCGATTCTTTTACCAGCAAAATATCGGGTTCTGGAAATGTAAATGCTGCTAATTTAAAATCTAAAAATGTAGAAGCTAATGTTTCTGGATCTGGAAACAGCGTTGTAAACTGCGAATCAAGCCTAACTGGGAAAGTTTCAGGATCTGGAAATATTAAATATTTAGGAAATCCTGAGAAAAGAGATGTAAAAGTTTCGGGTTCAGGAAGTATTTCGAAAGGTTAA
- a CDS encoding nucleoside permease: protein MGIKNRLIVMSFLQFFVWGAWLITIGNYWFGTKNWEGTQFGLVFGTMGIASLFMPTLTGIIADRWVNAEKLYGGLHILYAVVLFAIAQVTTPDTFIAVMLLAMCCYMPTIALSNSISYTSLKLNNKNIVKDFPPIRVWGTIGFIVAMWITNLSGSKATEYQFYIAGIGALILGFYSFTLPKCEPQRLIKENATWIETLGLESFKLFGNYKMALFFVFSMFLGGALQLTNAYGDVFLDEFKHFPKYADSFVIQYSTIIMSISQVSETLFILAIPFFLRRFGIKQVMLISMLAWVLRFGLFAFGDPVQGLWMIILSCIVYGMAFDFFNISGSLFVESNTDSKIRSSAQGLFMMMTNGVGAVLGSLTSGWAIDRFFTKSFNSTIELAGFLQTDPANEKMAEFVKSQGNTISADGAFTNPVLMKDWHTIWLSFAIYALVIAIAFAVLFKHKHDPKEIENLSH, encoded by the coding sequence ATGGGAATTAAAAACAGGTTAATCGTAATGAGCTTTCTTCAGTTTTTTGTTTGGGGAGCTTGGCTTATTACAATTGGAAATTATTGGTTTGGTACAAAAAATTGGGAAGGAACTCAATTTGGGCTAGTTTTTGGAACCATGGGAATTGCATCTCTTTTTATGCCTACGCTGACTGGTATTATTGCTGACAGATGGGTAAATGCCGAAAAATTATACGGCGGCCTGCATATTCTTTATGCTGTTGTTTTATTCGCAATAGCGCAGGTAACTACTCCAGATACTTTTATTGCTGTAATGCTTTTGGCAATGTGCTGCTATATGCCAACAATCGCTTTAAGTAATTCAATTTCATATACTTCTTTAAAACTTAACAATAAAAATATAGTAAAAGATTTTCCGCCCATTCGTGTTTGGGGAACAATTGGTTTTATTGTAGCCATGTGGATTACAAATTTAAGCGGAAGCAAAGCAACTGAATATCAGTTTTATATTGCTGGAATCGGGGCTTTGATTTTAGGCTTTTATTCTTTTACACTTCCAAAATGTGAACCACAGCGCTTAATTAAAGAAAACGCAACTTGGATTGAGACTCTTGGTTTGGAATCTTTTAAATTATTTGGAAACTATAAAATGGCTTTGTTTTTTGTTTTTTCTATGTTTTTAGGAGGAGCGCTTCAATTGACAAATGCTTATGGAGATGTGTTTTTAGATGAATTTAAACATTTTCCAAAATATGCAGATTCATTCGTAATACAGTATTCAACGATCATTATGTCGATTTCTCAGGTATCTGAGACGCTATTTATCTTAGCAATTCCATTTTTCTTAAGACGTTTCGGAATCAAACAAGTTATGCTTATTAGTATGCTGGCATGGGTTTTGCGTTTCGGATTATTCGCTTTTGGAGATCCTGTGCAAGGTTTATGGATGATTATTCTTTCTTGTATCGTTTACGGAATGGCATTTGATTTCTTTAATATTTCAGGTTCGTTATTCGTAGAAAGCAATACTGATTCTAAAATTCGTTCGTCTGCTCAAGGTTTATTTATGATGATGACCAATGGAGTAGGAGCTGTTTTAGGAAGTTTAACTTCTGGCTGGGCAATCGATCGTTTCTTTACAAAATCATTTAATAGTACAATCGAATTAGCAGGATTTTTACAAACTGATCCGGCTAATGAAAAAATGGCTGAATTTGTAAAAAGCCAAGGAAACACTATTTCTGCCGATGGTGCTTTTACAAATCCAGTTTTAATGAAAGACTGGCATACAATCTGGTTATCCTTTGCAATTTATGCTTTGGTAATTGCAATTGCATTTGCTGTTTTATTTAAACATAAACACGATCCAAAAGAGATTGAGAATTTGAGTCATTAA
- a CDS encoding murein L,D-transpeptidase catalytic domain-containing protein, whose protein sequence is MIKKIIFVCIFIILAFAAYYLASNKRNENLTSLDKKRIESQVLEIKKFIKTNSRYNNRIAFFIDMKIPSGKNRFFVYDLKSNKIIDKGLVAHGSGSETGIKGKLRFGNVPNSLKTSLGKYSIGSNYIGKFGKAYKLYGLDTTNNNAFKRDIVFHYYYDVPYQEKDGYICNSYGCPMVNKKYFERIAKIIDSSESDILMSIYY, encoded by the coding sequence ATGATAAAAAAAATAATTTTTGTCTGCATTTTTATTATTCTGGCTTTTGCCGCATACTACTTAGCATCTAATAAAAGAAATGAGAATTTAACTTCTTTAGATAAAAAAAGAATAGAATCTCAAGTTTTAGAAATTAAAAAGTTTATAAAAACGAATTCTAGATATAACAATAGAATTGCGTTTTTTATTGATATGAAAATCCCGTCGGGTAAAAATCGCTTTTTTGTTTATGATTTAAAATCGAATAAAATTATAGATAAGGGATTGGTTGCTCACGGTTCTGGTTCTGAAACGGGAATAAAAGGCAAACTTCGATTTGGTAACGTTCCTAATTCACTAAAAACTTCATTAGGAAAATATTCAATTGGGAGTAATTATATAGGAAAGTTTGGAAAAGCTTATAAATTGTACGGATTAGATACAACTAATAATAATGCATTTAAAAGAGATATTGTTTTTCATTACTATTATGATGTTCCATATCAAGAGAAAGATGGCTACATTTGCAATAGTTATGGCTGTCCAATGGTAAATAAAAAATATTTTGAAAGAATTGCCAAAATAATTGATAGTTCTGAATCGGATATTTTGATGAGTATTTATTACTAA
- the cmk gene encoding (d)CMP kinase, with the protein MKKITIAIDGFSSTGKSTLAKQLAKELEYVYVDTGAMYRAVAYFAMQHNMIGSDFFDKKALIDALPNIQLEFRFNAEMGFAEMYLNGENVEKPIRTIEVSSFVSKVAEVSEVRSKLVEQQKEMGTNKAIVMDGRDIGTVVFPNAELKIFMTASAETRAQRRFDELQQKGDNVSYEDVLKNVIERDHIDTHREDSPLVIADDAIEIDNSYLNKEEQFAAVLELVNDVVKTI; encoded by the coding sequence TTGAAAAAAATTACTATCGCTATCGATGGATTTTCATCTACAGGTAAAAGCACCTTAGCAAAACAATTAGCAAAAGAACTGGAATATGTATATGTAGACACTGGTGCTATGTACCGTGCTGTTGCTTATTTTGCAATGCAGCATAATATGATTGGGTCTGATTTTTTTGATAAGAAAGCTTTAATTGATGCTTTGCCAAATATTCAGTTAGAATTTAGGTTTAATGCAGAAATGGGTTTTGCCGAAATGTATTTGAATGGTGAAAATGTTGAAAAACCAATTAGAACAATTGAGGTTTCAAGTTTTGTCAGCAAAGTAGCCGAAGTTTCTGAAGTTCGCTCTAAATTGGTGGAACAACAGAAGGAAATGGGAACAAACAAAGCTATTGTAATGGATGGAAGAGATATAGGAACAGTTGTTTTTCCTAATGCAGAGCTTAAGATATTTATGACTGCAAGCGCCGAAACCAGAGCGCAAAGACGTTTTGATGAATTACAGCAAAAAGGTGATAATGTCTCTTATGAAGATGTTTTAAAGAATGTGATCGAAAGAGATCATATTGATACACATCGTGAAGATTCTCCTTTGGTAATTGCAGATGATGCAATAGAAATAGATAATTCTTACTTAAATAAAGAAGAACAGTTTGCGGCAGTTTTAGAATTAGTAAATGATGTTGTTAAAACGATATAA
- a CDS encoding DUF4097 family beta strand repeat-containing protein, with the protein MKKHYNLLILFILIPFLGFSNDDAFITKQKNIKKTYIVNSNAGIDIDNKYGNITVSTWNEDKIDLDITIKVNGPNENWVNERLNSIDVDITALKGMVTAITNLGNSSLKSKGSNNSFEINYVIKIPKNGSVKLVNKYGNISTLSLEANTDINCKYGKVTLGKLNGSNNQIEIAYCQNSSIDYIKTGSIDAKYSGLKINDSGNLNLSANYTDVTLNEAQNIKYQCNYGTFKFQKINSLNGSGNYLTINVGEVSSSFSFDTNYSKINIGTMNEKAGNVSINSGYTDISLGYAPNYAFDFDVSARYSNIKHDNTLDISVSETKSNSKRISGFYRKKGQNKVNINSNYGNISLIKN; encoded by the coding sequence ATGAAAAAACACTATAACTTACTAATCTTGTTTATTTTGATTCCTTTTTTAGGATTCTCAAATGATGACGCTTTTATAACAAAACAAAAAAACATTAAAAAAACATACATTGTCAATTCAAACGCTGGGATTGATATTGATAATAAATATGGAAATATTACTGTCTCTACTTGGAATGAAGACAAAATAGATCTTGATATTACAATCAAAGTAAATGGACCAAATGAAAACTGGGTTAATGAACGTTTAAATAGTATTGACGTTGATATTACAGCATTAAAAGGAATGGTGACTGCAATAACAAATCTTGGAAATTCTTCTCTTAAAAGTAAAGGAAGCAATAACAGCTTTGAAATCAATTATGTAATTAAAATTCCTAAAAATGGTTCTGTCAAACTAGTAAACAAATATGGCAATATTTCTACTTTAAGCTTAGAGGCAAATACTGATATCAATTGTAAATATGGCAAGGTTACCTTAGGCAAACTAAATGGATCCAATAATCAAATTGAAATTGCATATTGTCAAAATTCAAGTATAGATTATATCAAAACAGGATCTATTGATGCAAAATATTCTGGTTTAAAAATAAACGATTCTGGCAACTTAAATCTAAGTGCAAATTATACCGATGTGACTCTTAACGAAGCTCAAAACATTAAATATCAATGTAATTATGGTACTTTTAAGTTTCAAAAAATCAACTCTTTAAATGGTTCAGGAAATTATTTAACGATTAATGTGGGAGAAGTTTCAAGCAGTTTCAGCTTCGATACTAATTATAGTAAGATTAATATCGGTACTATGAATGAAAAAGCTGGAAATGTTAGTATTAATTCCGGTTACACCGATATTTCACTTGGCTACGCACCTAATTATGCATTCGATTTTGATGTATCTGCACGATATTCCAACATCAAACATGATAATACTTTAGACATTTCAGTTTCTGAAACTAAAAGTAATAGCAAAAGAATAAGCGGTTTTTATAGAAAAAAAGGCCAAAACAAGGTTAATATTAATTCCAACTACGGAAATATTTCACTTATAAAAAATTAA
- a CDS encoding RNA polymerase sigma factor, translating into MSQNNQNIEELIALCKNNNQKAQFEIYNRYCKAMYNVAYRIVKDEHFAQDVMQEGFLKAFTKINDYKQEVAFGAWLKKIIINYSIDFYKKNNAFQVEDLSKQLYKVEENDGIISENIDLDNLKVKQVLDAILQLKDNYRMVLTLFYIEGYDQEEICEILNITYANCRTTLSRAKDSLRRKLEEI; encoded by the coding sequence TTGAGTCAGAACAACCAAAATATCGAAGAATTAATTGCGCTTTGTAAAAACAATAATCAGAAAGCGCAGTTTGAAATCTACAACCGCTATTGCAAGGCGATGTATAATGTGGCTTATCGCATTGTAAAAGACGAACATTTTGCACAAGACGTCATGCAGGAAGGTTTTTTAAAGGCTTTTACAAAAATTAACGACTACAAACAAGAAGTGGCTTTTGGTGCGTGGTTAAAAAAAATAATCATTAATTATAGTATCGATTTTTATAAAAAGAATAATGCTTTTCAAGTAGAAGATTTAAGCAAGCAATTATATAAAGTCGAAGAAAATGATGGAATAATTTCTGAAAATATTGATTTAGACAATCTTAAAGTGAAACAGGTTCTAGATGCTATTTTACAGCTGAAGGATAATTATAGAATGGTTTTAACGCTTTTTTACATTGAAGGTTATGATCAAGAGGAAATCTGCGAAATTTTGAATATTACCTATGCAAATTGCAGAACGACCTTGAGCAGAGCCAAAGATAGTTTAAGAAGAAAATTGGAAGAAATATAA
- a CDS encoding anti-sigma factor, with product MKNEKDSLDKLFSRLENQWDVQELNSDHQVDFMQKLNKKEPKKKYWFMTAIAASIVLMLGISIFYKNEKPKEFKFASKETKRTDSIFNILIDNELVKLKEKSSPENEQIINDALKQMKTFDADYQKIINELQKNGENKQIIYAMISNLQTRISFLQTVLQRIEDNEKFKNTSNEKTL from the coding sequence ATGAAAAATGAAAAAGACAGTTTAGACAAATTATTCAGCAGATTGGAAAACCAATGGGATGTTCAGGAATTAAACTCCGATCATCAAGTTGATTTTATGCAAAAATTAAATAAAAAAGAACCAAAGAAAAAATACTGGTTTATGACAGCTATTGCCGCTTCGATTGTATTAATGCTCGGAATTTCTATTTTTTATAAAAATGAAAAACCAAAAGAATTCAAATTTGCCTCTAAAGAAACTAAACGAACCGATTCAATTTTCAATATTCTGATCGATAATGAACTGGTTAAATTAAAGGAAAAAAGTTCGCCTGAAAATGAGCAGATTATTAATGATGCTTTAAAACAAATGAAAACTTTTGATGCAGATTATCAAAAGATCATTAACGAACTGCAAAAAAATGGAGAAAACAAGCAGATTATTTATGCTATGATCAGTAATCTGCAAACGCGTATTTCTTTTTTACAAACCGTTTTACAAAGAATTGAAGACAACGAAAAATTTAAAAACACCTCTAATGAAAAAACACTATAA